A window of Infirmifilum lucidum contains these coding sequences:
- a CDS encoding FAD-binding oxidoreductase: MIGGTICEGCLVIDVKKMNRILSFSEEDSLVFVESGVMLKKLEEFLNSRGFTLRHIPQSFPEAAIGGLIATMSTGQFSTKYGGIEELIVDLEAVAPDGGIIPLRRNIVPRAATEPDFKRLFIGSEGQLGIITKAVLKAFPIPQHQWKNSYFFPDFESGLRAMREIMLTEATPAVARLYDKEDSTVRFHDARDILLLIYEENSEGILKAKVAEAERIITKHGGLSIGTDPVEKWLEKRFDVISELKKLVVPLNLWFDTIETSATWSNLPRVYRVFKERLKKVKGVYAVLAHASHFYTTGACIYFTLTYEADEQTYWHMWEEAMRTLLETGATISHHHGIGLLRAKWVGEELRAGLDYLRKIKKCLDPWGLSNPGKWMGV; the protein is encoded by the coding sequence GTGATTGGTGGAACTATATGTGAAGGGTGCCTCGTTATAGACGTAAAGAAAATGAACAGGATTCTTAGCTTCTCGGAAGAAGATTCTCTGGTTTTTGTCGAATCCGGGGTGATGCTGAAGAAATTGGAGGAGTTTTTAAACTCTAGGGGTTTCACGCTTAGACATATTCCGCAATCTTTTCCTGAAGCAGCTATAGGTGGTCTGATAGCTACAATGAGCACAGGACAGTTTAGCACGAAGTACGGGGGAATAGAAGAACTCATAGTTGACCTAGAGGCTGTTGCACCAGACGGTGGCATTATCCCCTTAAGGAGGAATATAGTTCCAAGAGCCGCAACAGAACCTGATTTTAAACGATTGTTCATAGGAAGCGAGGGTCAGCTAGGTATAATAACAAAGGCTGTCTTGAAAGCGTTCCCAATACCACAGCACCAATGGAAGAACTCCTATTTCTTCCCTGACTTCGAATCGGGATTGAGAGCGATGCGTGAGATAATGCTTACTGAAGCGACACCTGCAGTTGCTAGATTATACGACAAGGAAGACTCAACCGTAAGGTTCCACGATGCTAGGGACATTCTCCTACTAATATATGAGGAGAATTCTGAGGGGATTCTAAAAGCAAAAGTTGCCGAGGCTGAAAGGATAATAACTAAACACGGGGGGCTGTCGATTGGTACAGATCCCGTAGAAAAGTGGCTTGAGAAACGGTTCGACGTAATATCTGAGCTGAAGAAGCTAGTAGTCCCACTTAACCTCTGGTTCGACACTATTGAAACCTCGGCCACTTGGAGTAACTTGCCTAGAGTCTATAGAGTATTCAAGGAGAGGCTCAAGAAGGTGAAAGGAGTCTACGCAGTACTGGCCCATGCCTCCCATTTTTACACTACAGGTGCATGTATATACTTCACATTAACTTACGAAGCTGACGAGCAAACCTACTGGCACATGTGGGAGGAAGCTATGAGAACTTTACTTGAAACAGGAGCAACAATAAGCCATCACCACGGTATCGGCCTTTTGAGAGCCAAGTGGGTCGGAGAAGAGCTTAGAGCTGGCCTAGACTACCTTAGGAAGATAAAGAAATGTCTAGACCCCTGGGGTCTTTCGAATCCCGGGAAGTGGATGGGTGTCTGA
- the brxL gene encoding BREX system Lon protease-like protein BrxL, whose protein sequence is MSALDAKIKRVFGEYAVDKRVARSGSIPRIPTFIKEYLITRYCQEGDSRCLEDIAQKVSELYPDPRSRERFLGRLKEEGRLKLLDEFRVVVNLKKNAFFLQIPSLNITDALVRDDIVRGNERLYSGLWGVGVLVYEPPLQSRLRDVTPVVMDDFEPFQAYDIDFELFSDARGEFTLEEWLSMLVRSMGLNPEAYTLRQRALLVARLIPMAESNVNLLELGPRATGKTYTYRELTYYSRIHSGGTVSPARLFYDIKSKIPGDLVVNDVVVFDEINRIKFASGDEVVAKLKDYMVDGYFERGGYHPKRPATCSLVFIGNIDIGEAYRPLAVASYLPAFMHDTAFLDRIHGFLHGWELPKIMKSDEHLAQGYGIAADYLAEVLHEYRNVSLEQEVDEVFELEGRLTIRDEKAIKKLLSGALKLLFPNREYDKSELESIATALVDLRNNVSQLLTAMSPREFPEKKIKVRVRG, encoded by the coding sequence GTGAGCGCCCTCGACGCGAAGATAAAGAGAGTTTTCGGGGAGTACGCGGTCGACAAGAGGGTGGCCCGGTCTGGGAGCATCCCCAGGATCCCTACTTTCATCAAGGAGTACCTCATTACGCGGTACTGCCAGGAGGGTGATAGCAGGTGTCTCGAGGATATAGCGCAGAAAGTAAGCGAGCTCTACCCAGACCCGAGGTCTCGTGAGAGGTTCCTCGGGAGGCTCAAGGAAGAGGGCAGGTTGAAGCTACTGGACGAGTTTAGAGTCGTGGTGAACCTCAAGAAGAACGCTTTCTTCTTGCAGATACCTTCACTCAACATAACTGACGCGCTCGTCCGCGACGACATCGTACGTGGCAATGAAAGGCTCTACTCAGGCCTGTGGGGCGTAGGCGTGCTCGTCTACGAGCCCCCGCTCCAGTCAAGACTTCGCGATGTGACGCCCGTAGTGATGGACGACTTTGAACCGTTCCAGGCGTACGACATAGACTTCGAGCTCTTCAGCGATGCTAGAGGCGAATTTACGCTAGAAGAGTGGCTCAGCATGCTCGTCAGGAGCATGGGGCTAAACCCCGAGGCCTACACTCTGAGGCAGAGAGCTCTGCTTGTGGCGAGGCTCATACCCATGGCCGAGTCTAACGTAAACCTCCTCGAGCTAGGCCCGAGAGCCACGGGGAAAACTTACACCTATCGAGAGCTCACCTACTACTCGAGGATACACTCTGGAGGTACTGTCTCCCCAGCGAGGCTCTTCTACGACATAAAGAGCAAGATACCGGGAGACCTGGTAGTGAACGACGTTGTAGTATTCGACGAGATAAACAGGATAAAGTTTGCGAGTGGGGACGAGGTCGTCGCGAAGCTCAAAGACTACATGGTTGACGGCTACTTCGAGCGAGGGGGATACCACCCGAAGAGGCCGGCTACGTGCTCCCTGGTTTTCATCGGGAACATTGACATCGGGGAAGCTTATAGACCGCTCGCTGTAGCGTCCTACCTGCCGGCGTTCATGCACGACACGGCATTCCTCGACAGGATACACGGCTTCCTACACGGGTGGGAGTTGCCGAAGATAATGAAGAGCGACGAGCACTTGGCTCAAGGCTACGGCATAGCCGCCGACTACCTGGCCGAAGTCTTACACGAGTACAGGAACGTGAGCCTCGAGCAAGAGGTGGACGAAGTATTCGAGCTAGAGGGGAGGCTGACAATCCGCGACGAGAAGGCTATTAAAAAGCTACTGTCGGGGGCTCTAAAGCTCCTCTTCCCGAACCGCGAGTACGACAAGAGCGAGCTCGAGAGCATAGCCACAGCACTCGTAGACCTGAGGAACAACGTCTCACAGCTACTCACGGCCATGTCTCCAAGAGAGTTCCCAGAGAAAAAGATAAAAGTTAGGGTTAGAGGCTAG
- a CDS encoding protoheme IX farnesyltransferase — protein MNIRDFADFIKVRQTLMAVLTGVIAYAKASNLNIDPLVFMLVTASLFLTVAGSTGFNMLFDMDIDSIMSRTKHRPLPSGRMTQFQALSLSTATVLLGLLLAALVKLWVLLFGVLGFLIFSFLYTKVMKRRTPWSVIVCGSAGAMPVLGGWAAATGKPSVEAVLLGALVVLWSYLHIWTAATYYSDDYRRAGVPMLPVVMGERAGVTASSVVLLLVLADAFLLHFYHVYSAPSIAVLTVMASVIMAVLLRGLASSEYKRSSYVAWKLATAYIALAFLLLFF, from the coding sequence GTGAATATAAGAGACTTTGCAGACTTTATCAAGGTTAGGCAGACGTTAATGGCTGTTCTAACTGGTGTAATTGCCTACGCTAAGGCCTCCAACCTGAACATTGACCCACTAGTGTTTATGCTTGTGACAGCGTCTCTGTTTCTCACTGTAGCCGGGTCTACGGGCTTCAACATGCTGTTCGACATGGATATCGACAGCATCATGTCCAGGACAAAACACAGGCCCCTTCCCTCTGGCAGGATGACACAGTTCCAGGCCCTATCGCTCTCCACAGCAACAGTACTTCTCGGCTTACTCTTAGCCGCCTTAGTGAAACTCTGGGTTTTACTCTTTGGGGTTTTAGGGTTCCTTATATTCAGCTTCCTGTACACGAAGGTTATGAAGAGGAGGACACCGTGGAGCGTTATTGTTTGCGGTAGTGCGGGCGCGATGCCTGTCCTCGGCGGGTGGGCGGCAGCGACGGGCAAGCCGTCTGTAGAGGCTGTACTACTCGGTGCCTTAGTTGTCCTCTGGAGCTACCTCCACATCTGGACGGCGGCGACCTACTACTCAGACGACTACAGGAGAGCTGGTGTCCCAATGCTTCCGGTAGTGATGGGCGAGAGAGCTGGAGTGACGGCCTCTTCTGTCGTGCTGTTACTCGTCCTCGCCGACGCGTTCCTACTGCATTTCTATCACGTGTACTCAGCTCCCTCAATCGCCGTCCTAACCGTCATGGCATCAGTCATCATGGCTGTCCTGTTGAGGGGTTTGGCAAGCAGCGAGTATAAGAGGAGTTCCTATGTAGCCTGGAAGCTGGCCACAGCCTACATCGCACTAGCCTTCCTCTTGCTTTTCTTCTAG
- a CDS encoding creatininase family protein, whose amino-acid sequence MSPHRLAELSYVEVRELLQRGVDTAILPVGTVEPHGPHLPLGTDNIIPELIAERLAERIGGVVLPTVNYGVTNSLYGYPGSIRIKPETFESLVYEILSSLASQGFELAVILNGHGGNTAPLDSAARRAWLDHRLATLLVDWWRLARERGLTQRILGKEGGHAATDETVLVALASPGLVKKNLYSSSEIFVASSGVQGYPLPGTIINYTPGEGDVSFDTSRAAEYLDAIVEEIAGIYSKLRQALGYVKH is encoded by the coding sequence GTGTCGCCCCACAGGCTTGCCGAGCTGTCGTACGTTGAAGTTAGAGAGCTCCTGCAGAGAGGCGTGGACACGGCAATTCTACCCGTAGGGACTGTCGAGCCCCACGGGCCGCACCTGCCGCTCGGGACGGACAACATCATCCCGGAGCTCATAGCCGAGAGGCTCGCCGAGAGAATAGGTGGAGTTGTACTACCAACAGTGAACTACGGAGTAACAAACAGCCTCTACGGCTACCCAGGCTCTATCAGGATAAAGCCAGAGACTTTCGAGAGCTTAGTCTACGAGATACTCTCCAGCCTTGCGTCTCAAGGCTTCGAGCTAGCCGTAATCCTCAACGGGCACGGGGGCAACACTGCCCCACTTGACAGCGCGGCTAGGAGGGCATGGCTGGATCATAGACTCGCAACCTTGCTCGTGGACTGGTGGAGGCTCGCCCGTGAGAGAGGGCTGACGCAGAGAATCCTAGGCAAGGAGGGAGGGCATGCCGCTACGGACGAGACTGTACTCGTAGCTCTCGCGAGCCCCGGGCTGGTGAAGAAGAACCTCTACAGCTCTAGCGAGATATTCGTAGCCTCTTCTGGCGTACAGGGCTACCCGCTCCCTGGGACGATTATAAACTACACTCCAGGCGAGGGTGACGTTTCCTTCGACACTTCGAGAGCGGCAGAATATCTTGACGCGATAGTCGAGGAGATAGCGGGCATATACAGCAAGTTGAGGCAGGCACTAGGATATGTAAAGCACTAA
- a CDS encoding FAD-dependent oxidoreductase: MQEYDVTIVGSGIVGLMIAYNLAHYKVKALVLEANPEPGWGVSKAHAAIIHVVQLPFRSLKSRMARDGNKKILQVAERLGVRYVRTSTLVVATKIHHLLALPFVALYLRLNLGRA, encoded by the coding sequence GTGCAGGAGTACGACGTTACCATAGTAGGAAGTGGTATTGTAGGCCTGATGATCGCTTATAACTTGGCTCACTACAAGGTTAAGGCTCTAGTCCTGGAGGCAAATCCAGAGCCTGGTTGGGGTGTTTCAAAGGCTCATGCAGCAATAATTCACGTCGTCCAGTTACCCTTTAGATCTCTCAAGAGCAGAATGGCTCGCGATGGTAATAAGAAAATATTGCAGGTAGCCGAAAGGCTTGGAGTTAGGTATGTTAGAACGAGTACACTTGTTGTTGCGACGAAAATACATCATCTTTTAGCGCTCCCCTTTGTAGCACTTTACCTGAGACTAAACCTCGGCCGGGCGTGA
- a CDS encoding DUF1641 domain-containing protein: MSEKVELKPEHVESVNKVLDVLARMNELGILDAAKDILDPEVIGRLSSLLLTPGTLRLLDHLDDLLDMLGSVDYEALKENLPLLVDALKSIPKEPKPIGLVGLLKALNDPEVQRGLGVAVELLKALGRRGK, translated from the coding sequence GTGAGCGAGAAGGTTGAGCTTAAACCTGAACACGTGGAGTCGGTAAACAAGGTGCTTGATGTCCTCGCTAGGATGAACGAGCTCGGCATCCTCGACGCAGCCAAGGATATCCTCGACCCAGAGGTTATCGGCAGGCTTTCCTCGCTGTTGCTCACGCCCGGGACTCTCAGGCTACTCGACCACCTCGACGACCTCCTCGACATGTTGGGAAGCGTTGACTACGAGGCGCTAAAGGAGAACCTCCCGCTACTCGTTGACGCGCTGAAGTCTATACCGAAGGAGCCGAAGCCTATCGGGCTAGTAGGCCTCCTCAAAGCCCTAAACGACCCAGAGGTTCAGAGGGGGCTCGGCGTAGCAGTCGAACTGTTGAAGGCCCTGGGCAGGAGGGGCAAGTAG
- a CDS encoding radical SAM protein produces the protein MPAGTGYNPLLLGEAVRRMVSRGVERKYYRFRGGRWYGGISTADCVGCNLRCVFCWSREPREKPWLGKWRFYAPEEVYGRIRVIALKKGYTQLRISGNEPTLAWEHLLRVLELVEEDGLFTFILETNGIEIGADKSKARDLSKFTHVHVRVSLKGTSHEEFHKLTGAREEFYEYQLSALKNLADYGVPAHPAVMLSFSSEASYRSLLERLGEIDPRYVKDFEEEYVFLYPHVVENLRKAGLSPRVAYSPDEIPDELV, from the coding sequence ATGCCAGCAGGTACTGGCTACAACCCCCTACTCCTCGGCGAGGCCGTAAGGCGCATGGTCTCCCGAGGGGTCGAGAGGAAGTACTACAGGTTCAGGGGTGGGAGGTGGTACGGAGGCATATCGACAGCAGACTGCGTCGGCTGCAACTTGAGGTGCGTGTTCTGCTGGAGCAGGGAGCCGAGGGAGAAGCCGTGGCTAGGCAAGTGGAGGTTCTACGCGCCCGAAGAAGTCTACGGCCGCATCAGGGTGATTGCCCTGAAGAAGGGCTACACCCAGCTGAGGATCTCCGGGAACGAGCCCACACTCGCGTGGGAGCACCTCCTACGCGTGCTCGAGCTCGTGGAGGAGGACGGCCTCTTCACGTTCATACTGGAGACTAACGGCATAGAGATAGGCGCCGACAAGAGCAAGGCGCGCGATCTCTCGAAGTTCACGCACGTGCACGTGCGGGTCTCGCTGAAGGGAACCTCGCACGAGGAGTTCCACAAGCTAACGGGGGCTAGAGAGGAGTTCTACGAGTACCAGCTCTCAGCTCTCAAGAACCTAGCCGACTACGGAGTCCCGGCGCACCCCGCAGTCATGCTCTCATTCTCATCAGAGGCGTCCTACAGGAGCCTCCTCGAAAGGCTTGGAGAGATAGACCCCCGCTACGTGAAGGACTTCGAGGAGGAGTACGTCTTCCTGTACCCCCACGTCGTCGAGAACCTGAGGAAAGCAGGCCTGTCGCCGAGAGTAGCTTATAGTCCGGACGAGATACCCGACGAACTAGTGTAA
- a CDS encoding QueT transporter family protein gives MNSREIALASIIAALYAVLVYLLPFMSFLLWQVRVADALIALTTVLGYPAVLGVTVGCFIGNILAAPWGSAALNAFDAFLGSLMNLVAGYAGYRIARKGGERNRIIALVVQVLVISVGVGSYLKYLLLWAFGTDVPVLLSIAGVLPGSVISIVVLGYPLSLAVERSLKGLRGRAS, from the coding sequence ATGAACTCAAGGGAAATAGCCTTAGCCAGCATCATCGCCGCGCTCTACGCTGTACTCGTGTACCTCTTGCCATTCATGTCTTTCCTGCTGTGGCAGGTTAGAGTAGCCGACGCGCTCATAGCGCTAACCACAGTACTAGGCTACCCGGCTGTGCTAGGCGTCACTGTGGGCTGTTTCATCGGGAATATCCTGGCAGCTCCCTGGGGGAGCGCGGCCCTCAACGCGTTTGACGCGTTTCTCGGGAGCCTCATGAACCTCGTAGCAGGCTACGCCGGCTACAGGATTGCCAGGAAAGGCGGAGAGCGTAACAGGATCATAGCCCTGGTAGTCCAGGTTCTCGTGATATCTGTGGGCGTGGGGTCGTACCTTAAGTACTTGTTGCTCTGGGCTTTTGGAACAGACGTCCCAGTACTACTCTCCATAGCCGGGGTTCTGCCAGGGTCGGTGATATCGATAGTAGTCTTGGGCTACCCGTTATCGCTGGCTGTTGAAAGATCCTTGAAGGGGCTACGGGGCAGGGCTTCCTAG
- a CDS encoding sulfurtransferase TusA family protein: protein MPEITVDARGMACPGPISALTRAYRNAQNGDIIIVLATDPGFKPDVQAWIEKTRNELVSLTEEGGVIKAVIKVTAKK from the coding sequence ATGCCGGAGATCACGGTTGACGCCCGCGGGATGGCGTGCCCCGGGCCTATCTCTGCCCTCACAAGGGCCTACCGTAACGCCCAGAATGGAGACATTATAATCGTCCTGGCGACAGACCCTGGCTTTAAGCCTGACGTGCAGGCTTGGATCGAGAAAACTAGGAATGAACTCGTTTCCCTGACAGAGGAGGGAGGAGTCATAAAAGCAGTGATTAAAGTCACGGCTAAAAAATAA
- a CDS encoding NAD(P)/FAD-dependent oxidoreductase, with product MANRVIIVGGGGGGAILANLLQPHGFDVTVIDKSTSHFFQPGNLWIAFKGVSPEKFLRPIPSLLKKGVNYVNDEVVSVDLNERRVTTRSGRSYEYDFVVLASGAELDYSAVPGHRELLERFGDFYSSPENSLKLWNTLRGLKEGSFVIGVADPIYKCPPGPHKGAFLASELLRSRGLAGKVKVVLAVPVPHAYPSKTVADILEPELKERGVEIHTFFTVNEVDNRENRLVSLEGEDIKFNVAVVVPPHRGPSYNISPAEVKDQSSYVKIDKYTSNVQGFDDAYAIGDCTNAPTSKSGVTAHLQAEVVAARLLGYDARYSGRTNCPIITDGKGTFVISDYDHPPIKVRLSRFKRLMEDLFVATYWSAVKYPEFWSPIFKAYFDATDEFIRRGEGW from the coding sequence TTGGCAAATAGGGTTATTATTGTAGGAGGGGGCGGTGGAGGGGCTATTCTAGCTAACCTGCTCCAGCCCCACGGCTTCGACGTGACAGTCATAGACAAGAGCACGAGCCACTTCTTCCAGCCTGGAAACCTCTGGATAGCCTTCAAGGGCGTCTCCCCGGAGAAGTTCCTGAGGCCTATTCCGAGCCTGCTGAAGAAAGGAGTAAACTACGTCAATGACGAGGTCGTGAGCGTAGACCTGAATGAGAGGAGAGTCACGACGAGAAGCGGCAGGAGCTACGAGTACGACTTCGTCGTCCTGGCCAGCGGGGCTGAACTAGACTACAGCGCGGTGCCAGGGCACAGAGAGCTCCTCGAGCGGTTTGGGGACTTCTACTCGAGCCCGGAGAACTCCCTGAAGCTCTGGAACACGCTTAGAGGGTTGAAGGAGGGCAGTTTCGTCATTGGAGTGGCTGACCCTATATACAAGTGCCCGCCGGGGCCCCATAAGGGAGCCTTCCTAGCGAGCGAGCTCCTCAGGAGTAGGGGGCTTGCCGGTAAGGTTAAAGTAGTCCTCGCTGTCCCTGTCCCGCACGCCTACCCATCGAAGACCGTTGCAGACATACTCGAGCCTGAGCTTAAGGAGAGGGGGGTTGAGATACACACCTTCTTCACCGTCAACGAGGTAGACAACCGGGAGAACAGGCTGGTGAGCCTCGAAGGGGAGGATATAAAATTCAACGTGGCCGTCGTCGTCCCACCGCACAGGGGGCCGAGCTACAACATTAGCCCGGCGGAAGTTAAAGACCAGTCTAGCTACGTCAAGATAGACAAGTACACGAGCAACGTACAGGGCTTCGACGACGCGTACGCGATAGGCGACTGCACGAATGCCCCAACCTCGAAGAGCGGGGTGACAGCGCACCTGCAGGCTGAGGTCGTGGCAGCCCGCTTGCTGGGCTATGACGCTAGGTATAGTGGCAGGACTAACTGCCCGATAATCACAGACGGGAAAGGCACTTTCGTGATAAGCGACTATGACCACCCGCCCATAAAGGTTAGGTTGTCGAGGTTCAAGAGGCTAATGGAGGATCTCTTTGTCGCCACGTACTGGAGCGCAGTCAAGTACCCCGAGTTCTGGAGCCCTATCTTCAAGGCGTATTTCGACGCGACTGACGAGTTTATCAGGAGGGGCGAGGGGTGGTAA
- a CDS encoding phosphoenolpyruvate carboxykinase (ATP) — protein sequence MGGSSYRVIPPLEELNPRVFREAFRRIVELKEKAGLKAILDNPPDLLERAKLYATQFRNGALGWASNIWSRSAANTVVVNSDSELRQEHKLLMQRVLEHILAQGPLIKVDGYYGRPGTKVQMHTTVYVDPQFPDLAYRWKQLVFPAPPDEKPDAELFVIPHYLGNPLIPGTNRLMAILVFPHHNLTIITLSSYQGEIKKGSLRHWIYHVYRKGCTGEHAALREFTVQTVEGTWKRVTLVIWGLTGSGKSTHGFYVWTPSNAKVYVEKFAVNPLEYVRDQKIRNDDIIAICEDKVYGSERGAWVKTEDLTPEQEALWNACMSPRALHENTEFSADGNPSFEGALFQYFGMPNRNARSVIYLEDTGYFDGQIDSDGPLNTAVFLSPGYFTDYAWVKLNTPEFIAKALADGRTVGHPAQARELVGRVRFVPRYSEFTIGVGDDAHVLRFYEFLKKWQEKGHRVEVYMWNTTGRIVAQYKWSEVKVGDRVVRIPEPVLEVRDGVPKPVGGTRPTIEETELFLLQATRGAVKWKPHPVWGERVLVPAEVPGIPGDRLKELDPTTYLGMSEFRELLQAQVEYSKLVLQQLGMKLPEEILRAMDF from the coding sequence GTGGGTGGGAGCAGTTATAGGGTAATACCCCCGCTCGAGGAGCTTAACCCCCGGGTATTCAGGGAGGCCTTTAGGCGTATCGTGGAACTGAAGGAGAAGGCCGGCTTGAAGGCCATTCTGGACAACCCTCCCGACCTCCTGGAGAGGGCGAAGCTCTACGCGACTCAGTTCAGGAACGGTGCATTAGGCTGGGCTAGCAACATATGGAGTAGGTCTGCGGCGAACACTGTTGTAGTCAACAGCGACAGCGAGCTAAGGCAGGAGCACAAGCTACTCATGCAGAGAGTCCTAGAGCACATACTGGCTCAAGGGCCCCTGATCAAGGTAGACGGGTACTACGGGAGGCCGGGAACTAAAGTCCAGATGCACACGACGGTTTACGTTGACCCGCAGTTCCCAGACCTCGCCTACAGGTGGAAGCAACTAGTATTCCCCGCGCCCCCGGACGAGAAACCCGACGCCGAGCTCTTCGTCATACCCCACTACCTAGGCAACCCACTGATCCCCGGCACTAACAGGCTGATGGCTATACTCGTCTTCCCGCACCACAACCTGACTATAATCACCCTGTCGAGCTACCAGGGGGAGATAAAGAAGGGGTCGCTGCGCCACTGGATCTACCACGTGTACAGGAAGGGGTGTACAGGGGAGCACGCCGCCCTCAGGGAATTCACTGTTCAGACAGTTGAAGGCACTTGGAAGAGAGTGACGCTAGTGATATGGGGCCTCACAGGCTCAGGCAAGTCCACACACGGCTTCTACGTGTGGACCCCGAGTAACGCGAAGGTGTACGTGGAGAAGTTTGCTGTCAACCCGCTAGAGTACGTCCGGGATCAGAAGATAAGGAATGACGACATCATCGCTATTTGCGAGGACAAGGTCTACGGCTCGGAGCGTGGAGCATGGGTAAAGACCGAAGACTTAACCCCGGAGCAGGAGGCCCTCTGGAACGCCTGCATGAGCCCTAGAGCCCTACACGAGAACACAGAGTTCTCCGCCGACGGAAACCCCAGCTTCGAGGGAGCGCTCTTCCAGTACTTCGGCATGCCAAACAGGAACGCTAGATCCGTCATATACCTCGAAGACACGGGCTACTTCGACGGCCAAATAGACTCGGACGGGCCACTGAACACAGCAGTTTTCCTCTCCCCGGGATACTTCACAGACTACGCGTGGGTCAAGTTAAACACGCCGGAGTTCATAGCTAAGGCGCTAGCAGACGGGAGAACTGTAGGCCACCCGGCGCAAGCACGGGAACTTGTCGGCAGAGTGAGGTTTGTCCCCCGCTACTCGGAGTTCACCATAGGCGTAGGGGATGACGCCCACGTTCTAAGGTTCTACGAGTTCCTGAAGAAGTGGCAGGAGAAGGGCCACAGGGTCGAAGTTTACATGTGGAATACTACCGGGAGAATAGTAGCCCAGTACAAGTGGAGTGAGGTTAAGGTTGGGGACAGAGTAGTGAGAATACCTGAACCAGTGCTAGAGGTAAGAGATGGAGTCCCCAAGCCTGTCGGCGGCACTCGCCCTACAATAGAGGAGACGGAGCTATTCCTCCTCCAGGCAACGCGGGGCGCCGTTAAGTGGAAGCCACATCCGGTGTGGGGCGAGCGCGTCCTCGTCCCAGCGGAAGTCCCGGGAATCCCAGGTGATAGGCTGAAGGAGCTAGACCCTACAACATACCTCGGTATGAGCGAGTTCAGAGAGCTCTTACAGGCCCAGGTAGAGTACAGCAAGCTAGTTCTACAACAGCTAGGCATGAAGCTACCCGAGGAGATACTCCGGGCCATGGACTTCTAA
- a CDS encoding DsrE/DsrF/DrsH-like family protein, whose protein sequence is MSKGLAIIMFSGTADKFIPLGVLTQTAANLGVPVRIFVTGFATPYFTKNKPSPRFPKEFEDMVPGLLKGLEKMKAPSWYDMIKEAKEVGDVKVYVCSLIAEAMGLKKEDLDPIVDDIVGATFFMKETAEYEVIFV, encoded by the coding sequence ATGTCAAAAGGTTTAGCAATAATAATGTTCTCGGGCACAGCAGACAAGTTCATACCCCTCGGTGTTCTCACGCAGACTGCCGCAAACCTGGGTGTACCCGTCAGGATCTTTGTGACAGGGTTCGCTACACCGTACTTTACGAAGAACAAGCCGAGCCCGCGCTTCCCAAAGGAGTTTGAAGACATGGTTCCGGGCCTTCTCAAGGGCCTGGAGAAGATGAAGGCGCCCAGCTGGTACGACATGATAAAGGAGGCAAAGGAGGTTGGTGACGTCAAAGTGTACGTGTGCTCGCTCATAGCAGAAGCCATGGGCCTCAAGAAGGAGGATCTAGACCCCATCGTAGACGACATTGTAGGCGCAACCTTCTTCATGAAGGAGACGGCGGAGTACGAGGTAATATTCGTCTAG